The region GTATGGATCCGTTAATTTGCTATATGAACCTGCCAATCCTTATTGAAAACAAAGAGAATTTGGACAGAGTTGCATTACCTGAAGGTGAGCATGGTAAGGGAGCTGTTTTCTTAATAGATTCCGGGCAGATAGGGGAAACCGGGCCAATGATTCAGATTTTCTTCGAGAAACTGAAGAATGAAGGTTTCCGCAAAACATTAAAAGACGAATTTATCCGATACAATAATGCCTGTATAGATGCGTTTCTTAAAAAAGATATGAATCCTTTCTTCAGAAATCTTAAGAAATTGTCACATTGGGCATATGAGCATTTCAGACCGATGATTCCCGAAAATATTTTCAATGCTTGGAAAAGAGGTCTGGATACCAATGCATATTATCTGAAACTTTGCGGAAGCGGAGGAGGTGGTTATATTCTTGGATTTACCAAAGATTATGATAAAGCCGACAAAATGTTGGAAGGCTTCCAGAAGGAAGTTATCTATCGTTTCTAATATTAACTTTTAAAATTTAATTACGTGTGAAGAATCGTTTGCTTTCCAGATTATCTGTATTTATAGGATTTTTGCTGGGGGCAAGAGCTTTTGTAACATTTCTGCTGATTTTCGCATTATACGTTTCAACATTCTTTTTATTTAATCAGGAAGAAAGCCTGAAGAGCTTTGTTTTCGATTATAAAGTACACGGAATTATATTTTGTAGTTTCCTCAGTATAATGGCTGGTGGTATTATCAACCAGTTCTATGACCGCGAGAAAGATAAGATAACCAAACCTTTCCGCAGTAAATTGCAAAGCTTCCTCGGGCAGAAGTATTACTTGTATGTTTATCTTACACTTAATGTTCTTTCCTTAGGCATTGCGGCATTTATTTCAGAGAGAGTGTTTATTTTCTTTCTGATTTATCAGTTTCTGATGTGGTTCTACAGCCATAAACTGAGCAAAATTCTGATTATAAATAATCTTACATTTGTAGGACTCAGCCTTTATCCTTTCTTTGGTATGCTGATCTATTATCAGACTTATTCGGCACATCTTATGATGATGTCTGCTTTTCTTTTCCTTATACTGCTCACTATAGATATTGTTAAAGACCTTCTGACCAGCAATGCTGACCGTATTTTTGGATATGATACAATCGCCAACAAGTTTGGTGTAAAAACAACTAAAATTGTTGCTATTGTATTGCTTATACTTAATATTATCGTCTCTGCACTTATTATCAGAGGAAATGCTGTGCATTATCTGATGTCTTACTATTTCTGTGTAGGTATGTTTATCCAGGTAGTTGTAGTGTACTTGTTACTCAACAGAACCAAATTTCATAGTTTTTCAGCCCTAAATCTATTACGTCTGTGGGTATTTATTGGAATTTTATGTATGTTATCGGACGGAATTCTTACCTATCTTCACTACTAGCTTTTATTTTTCGTAACTTTGCCGAAAATATAGAATATAGAAATGAGCAGAGAACGTAAAAATTTTTCAGACAGACAGAAAAACGGAAAACAAGGAGAGAGAAAAACTTCTTTTGACAAAAATTCCCGCTCTGCATCCGACTCAAAGAGAGGTGGTGGTAAAACTTTCGATTCCAGAGATAAATACGAAAAAGGTGACCGTAAATTTGGCGGACCTAAATCATTCAAAAGACCTTTTGACAGAAAAGCTGAGCATGATGAGAAGATTAAAGGTTATATCCTGAAGAGAAAGTTTGATAAGCTAGCCAGTAAGCCTGAAAAAGAAACCATACGTCTTAATAAATATATTGCAAATTCCGGAATTTGCAGCCGTCGTGAAGCAGATGATCTTATTACACAAGGATTAGTAGAAGTAAATGGTAAAGTAGTTACCGAAATGGGGTACCAGGTTCAGAAAACTGACAGAGTTGTTTTCGATGGAC is a window of Elizabethkingia anophelis R26 DNA encoding:
- a CDS encoding mevalonate kinase family protein, whose amino-acid sequence is MANPLFYAKIILFGEYGMIEDSQGLVVPYSFYKGTLKFSEADSDSEFEINSNKHLQKYSDFLSELNLSDDFRLDIESFKKDIVNGLFFDSNIPQGYGVGSSGALVAAIFERYSVNKHNPENISKDNLKHLKAVFGEMESYFHGKSSGMDPLICYMNLPILIENKENLDRVALPEGEHGKGAVFLIDSGQIGETGPMIQIFFEKLKNEGFRKTLKDEFIRYNNACIDAFLKKDMNPFFRNLKKLSHWAYEHFRPMIPENIFNAWKRGLDTNAYYLKLCGSGGGGYILGFTKDYDKADKMLEGFQKEVIYRF
- a CDS encoding UbiA family prenyltransferase; its protein translation is MKNRLLSRLSVFIGFLLGARAFVTFLLIFALYVSTFFLFNQEESLKSFVFDYKVHGIIFCSFLSIMAGGIINQFYDREKDKITKPFRSKLQSFLGQKYYLYVYLTLNVLSLGIAAFISERVFIFFLIYQFLMWFYSHKLSKILIINNLTFVGLSLYPFFGMLIYYQTYSAHLMMMSAFLFLILLTIDIVKDLLTSNADRIFGYDTIANKFGVKTTKIVAIVLLILNIIVSALIIRGNAVHYLMSYYFCVGMFIQVVVVYLLLNRTKFHSFSALNLLRLWVFIGILCMLSDGILTYLHY